From the genome of Vicia villosa cultivar HV-30 ecotype Madison, WI linkage group LG2, Vvil1.0, whole genome shotgun sequence, one region includes:
- the LOC131646617 gene encoding uncharacterized membrane protein At4g09580-like: protein MANDGDTIEITNVNKPSPKLSSLKFPLSFFEATVASTVALSFIVGLLGVYLTMPDSDYSFLKRPRSLQDLQLLRDNLESYTSDYTAQVLVGYCVVYIFMQTFMIPGTVFMSLLAGALFGVFKGVALVVFTATAGASSCFFLSKVIGRPILFCLWPEKLKFFQTQVAKRRKSLLNYMLFLRLTPTLPNTFINFASPIVDVPYHIFFIGTVIGLIPAAYVTVRAGLALGELQSIGDLYDFNSMATIFLIGIVSVTPTLMGKSDS from the exons ATGGCAAATGACGGCGACACCATCGAGATCACGAACGTCAACAAACCTTCCCCTAAGCTTTCATCCTTGAAGTTTCCGTTGAGCTTTTTCGAAGCTACGGTTGCTTCCACGGTGGCGTTGAGCTTTATCGTCGGTCTTCTCGGCGTTTATCTCACCATGCCAGATTCCGATTACAGCTTCCTTAAACGCCCGAGAAGCCTCCAAGATCTTCAACTTCTAAG AGATAACCTTGAGAGTTATACAAGTGACTACACTGCACAAGTCTTGGTGGGATACTGCGTGGTTTATATTTTCATGCAGACTTTCATGATTCCGGGGACTGTATTCATGTCATTGCTTGCTGGAGCACTTTTTGGTGTTTTTAAAGGTGTGGCTCTGGTTGTATTTACTGCCACGGCCGGAGCTTCTTCGTGTTTCTTCCTGTCAAAAGTTATTGGAAGACCAATTCTGTTCTGTCTCTGGCCGGAGAAGTTGAAGTTCTTCCAGACACAG gtGGCTAAGAGAAGAAAGAGTTTGTTGAACTATATGCTTTTTCTTAGATTGACTCCGACTCTTCCTAACACGTTTATTAATTTCGCATCGCCAATTGTCGATGTTCCTTATCATATTTTCTTCATTGGAACTGTCATTGGTCTCATACCTGCTGCTTATGTCACTGTCAGG GCTGGATTAGCTCTTGGGGAACTACAATCAATTGGAGATCTCTATGATTTCAACTCAATGGCTACAATATTCCTCATAGGCATAGTTTCAGTTACACCAACACTAATGGGAAAGAGCGATTCATAA